GGCGACTACTTGCGACTCTATCAGCAGACACGCGATATTGCGCATCGCCTCGGAGAGGTCTGATTTTGGTCTGTTAGAAGTTCGTTAATCATGTCGATCAACAAAGCCGTAGGCCATTGGATCGTGGATGATAATCTATTCAAATTGCCCTGACAAATGTTCGCACTTCGCGATCTAGCCGCTTTGCGCTGCGGTCTTCCTCTACGTCAAGATCATAATCCATCTGCAATCCCAGCCAAAATTGCGGCGACATGCCAAAGTAACGTCCCAACCGCAGTGCGGTATCAGCGGTGATGCTGCGTTTGCCGAGCACGATTTCGTTGATACGCCGTGGCGGAACTCCGATATCGAGCGCTACCCGATTTTGGCTGAGATTCATGGGTTTCAGAAATTCTTCCAATAAGACTTCACCGGGGTGTAGCGGGAGGATTTTTTTTGTGGGCATAACGACTCCTAATGATAGTCAACGATCTCTACTTCATAGGCATGGCCATCGCGCCATTTAAAGCATATTCTCCATTGGTCATTTATTCGAATGCTGTATTGGCCCTCACGATCGCCGTGCAATGATTCGAGCCGGTTTGTGGGCAGAACGCGGAGATCGTTGATCGTGACCGCGCGATTCAACATACGCAACTTACGAAAAGCGGGGCGCTGAATGCTTTGGGGCAGCTTCCGAGAAAAATTGCGCTGAAAGACTTTTTCAGTCTCTTTGTCTTTAAACGAGTGGATCACAAAGTAAATATATAACGCCGCACGTTAAATGGCAAGCGTTATAGCTTTGCTATTCAATTTTTTTTGGCAGATCTTCATTGGGAAATGCGTCGTTGAAAAATCCCTGTGAATTCCTTATCTTCCTTTTCGTTGCGCACGCGAGACAAAATTCAAACGCATGAATCACGACATTGCTTAACAGACGCGAATCTCGACGACATGAATCTTACTGCTTCAGAAATCATCAGTAACAAGCGCCGCGTCATGCTTGATCTTGCTCGGCGCCATTTGAAGCCCGGCTCGGGCAGCAGTCTGGAATTCCTAACCAAAAGGACAACCGCTATGAGTTGGCCTAATCTGGTGACTGCACTCGTACCTCTACAATTTGCT
The window above is part of the Cytophagia bacterium CHB2 genome. Proteins encoded here:
- a CDS encoding HigA family addiction module antidote protein, producing MPTKKILPLHPGEVLLEEFLKPMNLSQNRVALDIGVPPRRINEIVLGKRSITADTALRLGRYFGMSPQFWLGLQMDYDLDVEEDRSAKRLDREVRTFVRAI
- a CDS encoding type II toxin-antitoxin system RelE/ParE family toxin; the encoded protein is MIHSFKDKETEKVFQRNFSRKLPQSIQRPAFRKLRMLNRAVTINDLRVLPTNRLESLHGDREGQYSIRINDQWRICFKWRDGHAYEVEIVDYH